From the genome of Brevibacterium sp. JSBI002, one region includes:
- a CDS encoding 5'-3' exonuclease H3TH domain-containing protein translates to MKPLVLLDTPALYYRAFYSVPDSIVNADGHPVNAVRGVLDTIAQMVRRFDTDRVIATMDADWRPAFRTAIMPEYKAARVKDEEAGTEIPPELAVQLPIMNRVLTAAGIPIAEVAGTEADDVIATMAAQSKTPVIIVSPDRDLLALLDSSAEVSVLRPRKGGEWEALAQTDLPTAYGVPDGARYRELAALRGDPSDGLPGAPGIGEKTAATLLENFGSLESIVKAAKAGVKTGGLSPKRAATIIEVEESLYKTLEVMRCLTDVEHGIDLDRVPNSFDRAGVEAAAEGQNIRRSVDNLTSALESVSGTAGAASAQSAAPGSTATASPPSKSAESAESTVRNGTDGSWAQSRLVGFDLETTGIEPATARIVTAAFVDSADQVRTWLADPGIEIPESARAVHGITTEFAQANGAAATQVISELCAEFAALREEGAVVVGHNVVYDLSVMAAEVARHRPDIDFPSIIPTIVDTFVVDKHIYPYRKGKRTLIETAKTYRVELLDAHDAAADALAALDISRALAEKSTEISAMSNDEIMAAQADWKRSQAAGLQAWLRKKGTAEAVVDGSWPMS, encoded by the coding sequence GTGAAGCCCTTGGTTCTGCTCGACACTCCAGCCCTGTACTACCGCGCCTTCTATTCGGTGCCGGATTCGATCGTCAATGCCGACGGTCACCCGGTCAACGCCGTTCGCGGGGTGCTCGACACCATCGCGCAGATGGTGCGCCGGTTCGACACCGATCGTGTGATCGCGACGATGGACGCGGATTGGCGTCCGGCCTTCCGCACCGCGATCATGCCCGAGTACAAGGCGGCACGCGTCAAGGACGAAGAAGCCGGCACGGAGATCCCACCTGAGCTGGCCGTGCAGCTGCCCATCATGAACCGCGTCCTCACAGCCGCGGGGATTCCCATCGCCGAGGTGGCCGGGACCGAAGCCGATGACGTCATCGCCACGATGGCTGCCCAGTCGAAAACCCCTGTGATCATCGTCTCCCCCGACCGCGATCTGTTGGCTCTGCTCGACTCGTCCGCCGAAGTCAGCGTACTGCGCCCCCGGAAAGGCGGCGAGTGGGAAGCCCTGGCACAGACCGACCTTCCGACCGCCTACGGAGTGCCCGACGGCGCCCGCTATCGCGAGCTCGCCGCTCTGCGCGGCGATCCGTCCGACGGGCTTCCCGGAGCACCCGGGATCGGGGAGAAGACCGCCGCGACCCTGCTGGAGAACTTCGGCTCCCTCGAATCGATCGTCAAGGCCGCCAAGGCCGGGGTGAAGACCGGCGGGCTCAGTCCGAAGCGAGCCGCAACGATCATCGAGGTCGAGGAGAGTCTCTACAAGACTCTGGAGGTCATGCGCTGCCTGACCGACGTCGAGCACGGCATCGACCTCGACCGCGTCCCGAACAGCTTCGACCGCGCCGGGGTCGAAGCCGCGGCCGAGGGGCAGAACATCCGCCGCTCCGTCGACAATCTCACCAGTGCTCTCGAATCCGTGTCGGGGACCGCCGGTGCGGCATCCGCACAGTCCGCGGCACCTGGGAGCACAGCGACAGCGTCCCCGCCATCCAAGTCTGCCGAGTCAGCTGAGTCAACAGTACGGAACGGGACCGACGGTTCGTGGGCTCAGTCGCGGCTCGTCGGCTTCGACCTCGAGACCACCGGAATCGAACCGGCCACCGCCCGAATCGTCACCGCCGCCTTCGTCGACTCGGCGGATCAGGTGCGCACGTGGCTGGCCGATCCGGGGATCGAGATCCCAGAGTCGGCGCGGGCGGTCCACGGCATCACCACCGAATTCGCTCAGGCCAACGGAGCGGCCGCCACTCAGGTCATCAGCGAGCTGTGCGCAGAATTCGCCGCACTGAGAGAAGAGGGCGCCGTCGTCGTAGGACACAACGTCGTCTACGACCTCAGTGTGATGGCCGCCGAGGTGGCCCGCCACCGCCCGGACATCGATTTCCCCTCGATCATCCCGACGATCGTCGACACCTTCGTCGTCGACAAGCACATCTATCCCTACCGCAAGGGCAAACGGACGCTCATCGAGACGGCGAAGACCTACCGCGTCGAACTCCTCGACGCCCATGATGCTGCCGCCGACGCTCTGGCCGCTCTGGACATTTCCCGAGCATTGGCCGAAAAGTCGACGGAAATCTCAGCGATGAGCAACGATGAGATCATGGCCGCACAGGCCGATTGGAAGCGCTCACAGGCGGCAGGGCTGCAGGCCTGGCTGCGGAAGAAGGGCACCGCCGAGGCCGTCGTCGACGGTTCGTGGCCCATGTCCTGA
- a CDS encoding DEAD/DEAH box helicase, which produces MTDPTPLSTDISAEKPLSPSAAYADFKARAEFARTPLGQFMERTEFALDDFQVEACSHLQDGEDVLVTAPTGAGKTLIAEFAVELARGEGKRVFYTTPIKALSNQKFNDLAEVHGAENVGLLTGDTSIRRDAPIIVMTTEVLRNMLYNDVSGLSDLGFVVLDEVHYLADRFRGPVWEEVIIHLPDRVQMVSLSATVSNVEEFGAWLREVRGPTTIVSTSHRPVPLVNHVLVGHRMYDLFTHSDSDRIDPALNHATRTHGGPRSKRARATRARFRRPSRTQVVASLADAAMLPAIMFIFSRNGCDEAVEQYLSTGTDLNSREEKTIVNAALESLRDDLADEDLGILGYHTFREGLLLGVAAHHAGMIPQFKQLVEELFSQGIIKVVFATETLALGINMPARTVVLEKLVKFNGEAHVMITPGEYTQLTGRAGRRGIDRIGHSVVVWHPTIEVSELAALASNRSYALNSAFGPTYNMTANLLSRMSSDEAAKVLETSFAQFQADKAVVGLARKVRKNEATIEAYEKSMHCDLGDFSEYAGLRRAISDKQKQETRTKSRNRQRDIVESLTALKIGDVVTMPAKRVGGRAVIISPMSNKDGVSRLPTVLTEQGKVWHLRPHEVTEPVASQGRVRVPKKFNHRQAGDRRQLLSILESAVADGRVDAEAHWESTREHQGESTTVAELQAQMRAHPCHDCPDRELHARWANRADKLIRENDSLIARIEGRTTSIALVFDRVQDVLRGLGFDPEHSTMLRRIYGERDLLVALTIRAGLWDRLNEPELAAFASIFVFQSRRDTLTAHRAPSPDLKAVCDESETIWRRLFHLEEQHALTTTDEPDRGLIRPMYRWTEGKTLSESLRGSDIAAGDFVRWAKQSLDLLGQVAEVIDAETAVRVRRTIEAIRRGVVADS; this is translated from the coding sequence ATGACTGACCCTACGCCGCTTTCGACCGACATTTCTGCCGAGAAACCGCTGAGCCCCTCGGCTGCCTACGCCGATTTCAAGGCGCGTGCGGAGTTCGCCCGCACTCCCTTGGGACAGTTCATGGAGCGCACCGAGTTCGCCCTCGATGACTTCCAGGTCGAAGCCTGCAGCCATCTGCAGGACGGTGAGGACGTGCTGGTCACCGCGCCGACCGGTGCCGGCAAGACGCTCATCGCGGAGTTCGCTGTGGAGTTGGCCCGCGGGGAGGGCAAACGGGTCTTCTACACGACCCCGATCAAGGCGCTGAGCAATCAGAAGTTCAACGACCTCGCAGAGGTCCATGGGGCGGAGAACGTCGGGCTGCTCACCGGCGACACGTCGATCCGCCGGGATGCGCCGATCATCGTGATGACCACCGAAGTGCTGCGCAACATGCTCTACAACGACGTGTCTGGTCTCTCGGACCTCGGATTCGTCGTCCTCGATGAAGTCCACTACCTCGCCGACCGGTTCCGCGGACCGGTGTGGGAAGAGGTCATCATCCACCTGCCGGATCGTGTGCAGATGGTGTCTCTGTCGGCGACGGTGTCGAATGTGGAGGAGTTCGGGGCCTGGCTGCGTGAAGTCCGGGGACCGACGACGATCGTTTCGACGAGTCACCGGCCGGTGCCGCTGGTCAACCACGTCCTGGTCGGACACCGGATGTACGACCTGTTCACGCACAGCGATTCCGATCGCATCGATCCGGCACTCAACCACGCCACTCGCACACACGGGGGACCGCGGTCGAAGCGCGCACGCGCCACCCGTGCCCGGTTCCGTCGTCCCAGCCGCACTCAGGTGGTGGCATCTCTCGCCGATGCGGCCATGCTCCCGGCGATCATGTTCATCTTCTCCCGCAATGGCTGCGATGAAGCCGTCGAACAGTATCTGAGCACGGGCACCGATCTGAACTCTCGGGAGGAGAAGACGATCGTCAATGCCGCTCTCGAGTCGCTGCGCGACGATCTTGCCGACGAAGACCTCGGCATCCTCGGCTATCACACCTTCCGTGAGGGTCTGCTGCTCGGAGTGGCCGCGCACCATGCGGGGATGATCCCGCAGTTCAAACAGCTCGTCGAGGAGCTGTTCTCGCAGGGAATCATCAAGGTCGTCTTCGCCACGGAGACGCTGGCGCTGGGCATCAACATGCCTGCGCGCACGGTCGTGCTCGAAAAACTCGTGAAGTTCAACGGCGAAGCACATGTGATGATCACCCCGGGGGAATACACCCAGCTGACCGGACGAGCCGGTCGCCGCGGAATCGACCGCATCGGCCATTCGGTCGTGGTCTGGCACCCGACCATCGAGGTCAGCGAGCTGGCAGCCTTGGCCTCGAACCGTTCCTACGCACTGAATTCGGCGTTCGGGCCGACCTACAACATGACCGCGAATCTGCTGTCGCGAATGAGTTCGGACGAGGCCGCCAAGGTGCTCGAGACCTCCTTCGCCCAGTTCCAGGCGGATAAGGCCGTCGTCGGCCTGGCCCGGAAGGTGCGCAAGAACGAAGCCACGATCGAGGCGTACGAGAAGTCCATGCACTGCGACCTCGGTGACTTCTCCGAATACGCCGGACTGCGCCGGGCGATCTCGGATAAGCAGAAGCAGGAGACCCGGACGAAGTCGCGGAACAGGCAGCGCGACATCGTCGAATCCCTCACCGCTCTCAAGATCGGCGATGTCGTGACGATGCCGGCCAAACGGGTCGGCGGACGCGCAGTCATCATCTCTCCGATGAGCAACAAGGACGGTGTCTCACGACTGCCCACCGTCCTCACAGAGCAGGGCAAGGTGTGGCATCTGCGACCCCACGAGGTGACCGAACCCGTCGCCTCTCAAGGGCGCGTCCGCGTGCCGAAGAAGTTCAACCACCGGCAGGCAGGCGACCGCAGGCAGCTGCTGTCCATCCTCGAATCCGCCGTTGCCGACGGCAGGGTCGATGCGGAAGCCCATTGGGAATCGACCCGAGAGCATCAGGGGGAGAGCACCACTGTCGCCGAGCTCCAAGCGCAGATGCGGGCACATCCCTGTCACGACTGCCCGGACCGGGAACTCCACGCCCGGTGGGCCAACCGTGCGGACAAACTCATCCGGGAGAACGATTCGCTCATCGCCCGGATCGAAGGCCGCACCACCTCGATCGCTCTGGTGTTCGACCGAGTCCAGGATGTGCTGCGCGGGCTCGGGTTCGATCCCGAGCACTCGACTATGCTGCGTCGGATCTACGGCGAACGGGATCTCCTGGTGGCACTGACGATCCGCGCCGGATTGTGGGACAGACTCAATGAGCCGGAACTTGCGGCCTTCGCATCGATCTTCGTCTTCCAGTCGCGCAGGGACACCCTGACCGCACATCGGGCTCCGAGCCCCGACCTCAAGGCTGTCTGCGACGAATCGGAGACGATCTGGCGTCGGCTCTTCCACCTCGAAGAACAGCATGCTCTGACCACGACTGACGAACCGGACCGTGGGCTGATCAGACCGATGTACCGGTGGACAGAAGGCAAAACCCTGTCGGAATCACTGCGGGGCAGCGATATCGCCGCCGGTGACTTCGTCAGATGGGCCAAGCAGAGCCTCGATCTGCTCGGTCAGGTCGCGGAGGTCATCGACGCGGAGACCGCAGTGCGCGTTCGTCGCACCATCGAAGCCATTCGTCGCGGAGTCGTCGCCGACTCCTGA
- a CDS encoding glycerophosphodiester phosphodiesterase family protein, protein MNSQREVIADPEIIAHRGGLWPGMSENTIEAFAAAASAGVEWMETDVHASADGILFAAHDADLNRIAGLDHTIRELPAAELDRVELLAGGRLPRLEALVEALPDVRWNIDVKAAHSIGPMIRFVHNFHAAERIRLASFDSATLRRLRIALPGVRTSTGTTETALFALGRIPGVPAHGAAHLPPGVDALQVPATFKRIPVVTADFVDRAHRSGLLVHVWTINDEATMRSLLDLGVDGIVTDDVELGLDVLASRRG, encoded by the coding sequence ATGAATTCCCAGCGGGAGGTCATCGCGGACCCAGAGATCATCGCGCACCGAGGCGGACTGTGGCCGGGGATGAGCGAAAACACCATTGAGGCTTTCGCCGCTGCGGCGTCGGCTGGAGTCGAGTGGATGGAGACCGACGTCCACGCCTCCGCCGACGGAATCCTCTTCGCCGCACACGATGCCGACCTCAATCGCATCGCCGGGTTGGACCACACCATTCGGGAACTGCCGGCGGCCGAGCTCGACCGAGTCGAACTCCTCGCAGGGGGTCGGCTCCCCCGCCTCGAGGCGTTGGTGGAAGCACTGCCGGACGTGCGATGGAACATCGATGTCAAAGCCGCCCACAGCATCGGCCCGATGATCCGCTTCGTTCACAATTTCCATGCCGCCGAGCGCATCCGCCTCGCTTCCTTCGATTCCGCAACGCTCCGACGGCTGCGCATAGCTCTGCCCGGTGTGCGGACGTCGACGGGGACGACGGAGACCGCCCTCTTCGCCCTCGGCCGGATCCCGGGGGTCCCTGCACACGGTGCCGCGCACCTGCCGCCCGGTGTCGACGCGTTGCAGGTCCCGGCAACGTTCAAGCGGATCCCCGTGGTCACAGCGGACTTCGTCGACCGGGCTCACCGGTCAGGTCTGCTCGTCCACGTCTGGACGATCAATGACGAGGCGACGATGCGGTCGCTGCTCGATCTCGGAGTCGACGGGATCGTCACCGATGATGTCGAGCTCGGCCTCGACGTGCTGGCCAGCCGACGCGGATAG
- the tatC gene encoding twin-arginine translocase subunit TatC: MKENSQRKPSRSRKSNPEKKMPVVGHLVELRNRVIISAIAIALGAVAGWFLYDPVLDILQEPIRTIRDNGGRMAEINFAGVASPFDLKIKLSFFIGLFLSCPIWLYEVWAFIVPGLKRKEKLYSLGFLGAAIPLFLAGSTMAFFALPNAVKALTSFTPEGGTNIIPAQDYLSFVMIIIVVFGLAFVLPVLMVGLNMLGILSAERIKKSWRIIVMLVFLFAAIATPTPDAMSMFFLVIPMMTLFCLAWVICVFNDRRRKKRLIAQGLWVDEDELTDEEKND, encoded by the coding sequence GTGAAAGAGAACAGCCAGCGGAAGCCATCTCGATCACGGAAGAGCAATCCTGAGAAGAAGATGCCCGTCGTCGGGCATCTCGTCGAGTTGCGCAATCGCGTCATCATCTCCGCCATCGCCATCGCTCTGGGCGCGGTGGCGGGCTGGTTCCTCTACGACCCTGTCCTCGACATCCTCCAGGAGCCGATCCGGACGATCCGTGACAACGGCGGACGGATGGCCGAGATCAACTTCGCCGGAGTCGCCTCTCCCTTCGACCTGAAGATCAAACTCTCGTTCTTCATCGGCCTCTTCCTCTCCTGCCCCATCTGGCTCTATGAGGTCTGGGCCTTCATCGTCCCGGGACTGAAGCGCAAGGAGAAGCTGTACTCCCTCGGATTCCTCGGGGCAGCGATTCCGCTGTTCCTGGCCGGGTCGACCATGGCGTTCTTCGCTCTGCCCAATGCGGTGAAGGCACTGACCTCGTTCACCCCCGAGGGCGGCACGAACATCATCCCGGCACAGGATTACCTGAGCTTCGTGATGATCATCATCGTCGTCTTCGGACTCGCATTCGTCCTTCCCGTGCTCATGGTGGGACTCAACATGCTCGGAATCCTGTCGGCGGAGAGGATCAAGAAGTCGTGGCGCATCATCGTCATGCTCGTCTTCCTGTTCGCCGCGATCGCCACCCCGACTCCGGACGCCATGTCCATGTTCTTCCTCGTCATCCCCATGATGACCTTGTTCTGTCTGGCGTGGGTGATCTGTGTATTCAATGATCGCCGACGTAAGAAGCGCCTCATCGCGCAGGGCCTGTGGGTCGACGAGGACGAACTGACCGACGAAGAGAAGAATGACTGA
- the tatA gene encoding Sec-independent protein translocase subunit TatA, translating to MRPSFVQIAIVILIIVIIFGAPKLPQLARSLGQSMKIFKSEVKDLRDDDESGKTTEPGALNQNSSTDSTTATGETTGTEESRREKQDPQSHEK from the coding sequence ATGAGACCAAGTTTCGTGCAGATCGCGATCGTGATCCTCATCATCGTGATCATCTTCGGCGCACCCAAACTGCCGCAGCTGGCCCGAAGCCTGGGACAGTCGATGAAGATCTTCAAGTCCGAAGTCAAGGACCTGCGCGACGACGACGAATCCGGCAAGACCACCGAGCCGGGAGCGCTCAACCAGAACTCCTCGACCGATTCCACCACGGCCACCGGTGAAACCACTGGTACCGAGGAGTCGCGGCGAGAGAAGCAGGACCCGCAGTCTCACGAGAAGTGA
- a CDS encoding RNA polymerase-binding protein RbpA, whose protein sequence is MSERSLRGTQLGSRSLETEEGVEPAPRQMVEFECEDGTRFKVPFSIEAEVPSTWDSGIHGIGVRVGVNEPDGEPVKHVRSHWDMLLERRSFDELQVLLDERLAIRRGEVPAQS, encoded by the coding sequence ATGAGCGAACGCAGTCTCCGCGGAACACAGTTGGGCTCGCGCAGCCTCGAAACCGAAGAGGGCGTCGAGCCGGCACCCCGCCAGATGGTCGAATTCGAATGCGAAGACGGGACCCGTTTCAAGGTGCCGTTCTCCATCGAAGCCGAGGTTCCCTCGACCTGGGATTCGGGAATCCACGGCATCGGCGTCCGCGTCGGAGTCAACGAACCCGATGGCGAGCCCGTCAAGCATGTGCGTTCCCACTGGGACATGCTCCTGGAACGCCGATCCTTCGACGAACTCCAGGTGCTCCTCGACGAGCGCCTCGCAATCCGTCGCGGTGAGGTTCCGGCCCAGAGCTGA
- a CDS encoding metal-dependent hydrolase — protein sequence MYFGGDVYSSVDPFATALGYEDGKVSFIGSDEAAKALDPEAIDLGEDFLTPGFVHAGLIVDDSAPSAADLYAQGFTHVHAIGTAEAVARFAADTPEALSIVDYPRLDSGSVGPRRASITAADLLGLEELPALSLFILVASDAQLTEVLEALRADAAHSQRHGYRLRLDFSVPDDQVQALGRSGIAITLDPARPQPLAQLLAAGAQVSFSHSETSPWAGVRNAVVGDGGIGARAAFNAATRFAHRAAGNPEGGVLAPGADADIVRWKVERLVVQVADPRVAAWSTDPRSGTPGLPELSPDVALPTRVEL from the coding sequence ATGTACTTTGGTGGAGATGTTTACAGCAGTGTCGATCCGTTTGCGACGGCGTTGGGATATGAGGACGGGAAGGTCTCGTTCATCGGTTCCGATGAAGCGGCCAAGGCTCTGGACCCGGAGGCGATCGACCTCGGTGAGGACTTCCTCACCCCGGGCTTCGTCCATGCCGGGCTGATCGTGGACGACTCGGCCCCGTCGGCAGCCGACCTGTACGCACAGGGTTTCACCCATGTGCACGCGATCGGCACCGCCGAGGCGGTCGCCCGGTTCGCCGCCGACACTCCTGAGGCACTGTCGATCGTCGACTACCCGCGGCTGGACTCCGGTTCCGTTGGGCCCCGTCGCGCCTCGATCACCGCCGCTGACCTGCTCGGACTCGAAGAGCTGCCGGCACTGAGCCTCTTCATCCTCGTCGCCTCGGACGCCCAGCTCACCGAGGTGCTCGAGGCCCTGCGAGCCGATGCCGCTCATTCCCAACGCCACGGGTACCGTCTGCGCTTGGACTTCTCCGTTCCGGACGATCAGGTTCAAGCCCTCGGCCGCAGCGGAATCGCCATCACCCTCGACCCGGCTCGCCCGCAGCCCTTGGCTCAGCTGCTCGCCGCCGGAGCGCAGGTGTCCTTCAGCCATTCCGAGACCTCTCCCTGGGCAGGAGTGCGGAATGCCGTTGTCGGTGACGGAGGAATCGGCGCCCGTGCGGCCTTCAACGCTGCCACCCGCTTCGCCCACCGGGCGGCCGGAAATCCCGAAGGCGGCGTGCTCGCCCCCGGTGCCGATGCCGATATCGTCCGCTGGAAGGTCGAACGGCTCGTCGTGCAGGTCGCCGACCCGCGCGTCGCAGCCTGGAGCACCGACCCGCGGTCGGGTACACCGGGGCTGCCCGAACTGTCTCCCGATGTGGCTCTGCCCACCCGGGTGGAACTCTGA
- a CDS encoding polyprenol monophosphomannose synthase translates to MLFKILVVIPTFNERLALPVTLAGLFEQQPEVDVLIVDDGSPDGTGEWADEQAAADARINVLHRTEKSGLGKAYIAGFEWALKRDYEIICEFDADGSHRSLDLGRLLDAAAEGRGDLIIGSRWVPGGEIVDWPKSRYFLSRGANVYVNAVMGLGVKDATAGFRAYNRAVLEALDLSDVQSQGYCFQIDMTYRTVEAGFRVAEVPIVFVERELGESKMSGSIITEAFTKVAGWGLTRRRSQLRRLLTRSTPTA, encoded by the coding sequence GTGCTTTTCAAGATTCTTGTCGTCATCCCCACTTTCAACGAACGTCTCGCCCTCCCCGTGACCCTGGCCGGACTGTTCGAGCAGCAGCCCGAAGTCGACGTCCTCATCGTCGACGACGGCTCTCCCGATGGAACGGGGGAGTGGGCTGATGAGCAGGCTGCGGCCGATGCCCGGATCAACGTCCTCCACCGCACCGAGAAGTCCGGCCTCGGCAAGGCCTATATCGCCGGATTCGAATGGGCGCTGAAACGCGACTACGAGATCATCTGCGAGTTCGATGCTGACGGTTCTCACCGCTCCCTCGACCTGGGGCGGCTGCTCGACGCCGCGGCAGAAGGACGAGGAGACCTCATCATCGGCTCACGGTGGGTGCCCGGCGGCGAGATCGTCGATTGGCCGAAGTCGAGATACTTCCTCTCCCGCGGCGCGAACGTCTACGTCAACGCTGTCATGGGCCTGGGAGTCAAAGATGCGACCGCCGGATTCCGTGCGTACAACCGGGCTGTGCTCGAGGCGCTCGATCTCTCCGACGTCCAGTCGCAGGGATACTGCTTCCAGATCGACATGACCTATCGCACCGTCGAGGCCGGGTTCCGGGTCGCCGAGGTGCCCATCGTCTTCGTCGAACGCGAACTCGGCGAATCGAAGATGAGCGGCTCGATCATCACCGAGGCGTTCACGAAGGTCGCCGGCTGGGGCCTGACGCGCCGCCGCAGTCAGCTGCGCCGCCTGCTGACCCGCTCCACCCCCACCGCCTAA
- the secA2 gene encoding accessory Sec system translocase SecA2 — translation MGFFSRLLNRPGSHAEKTTGWFERAVDDLDAAGREFSELSDAEITEAAGEVFGSGTQQQTLIRYCALAREAGERVLDERAYDTQLRGLVGLLQGSIVQMATGEGKTLVGALAAAGYALQGRRVHVVSVNDYLAVRDRNWMKPLFDLLGVKSAAISGAQGDDERREAYRSEVVYASVTEVGFDVLRDRFLTEDADQRVPERDVVIVDEADSVLIDEARVPLVLAGSSSVQDTDAAIAALVSRLSPDTDYEVSADRHAVSLTDAGVDRVEEELDVELFGEDSETLAAVNLALHARALVRRDVDYLVVDGRIKLISSSRGRVAELQRWPDGLQAAVEAKESLDATDSGEILDQMTVEELIHGYQTVCGMTGTALAVGDDLREFYGLEIVPIDTHLPVIRVDEPDRLFTYQESKERAIVEEVADQHARSRPVLIGTSSVAESESLAERLTERGIDVAVLNAKDDSREAEIIAKAGAPGAVTVSTQMAGRGTDIRLADDEVADAGGLLVIGAGRYPSSRLDDQLRGRAGRQGDPGTSVFFTSLEDELVTRVPEIQRFVSEGDETGLIESKRALGLVEHAQRIAEGQNTALHRDTWRFNELMAKQRELVLERRAEIRKDDEPVEQLRKELGDRADEIAQDHSAELLDSVLREVMLFHLDARWVDHLAFLNDLREGIHLRTFAREKPHEAFNTESIRVFSSFWSDVIDDSKSTIEEATITDEGIDLESHGLKRPSSTWTYLTTENAFGSDIENIVKKVRR, via the coding sequence ATGGGATTCTTTTCTCGCCTGCTCAACCGACCCGGCTCTCATGCGGAGAAGACGACAGGTTGGTTCGAGCGCGCCGTCGACGATCTGGACGCGGCCGGGCGCGAATTCTCCGAGCTCAGCGATGCCGAAATCACGGAGGCCGCCGGCGAGGTCTTCGGCTCGGGCACACAGCAGCAGACTCTCATCCGCTACTGCGCTCTGGCGCGCGAAGCCGGTGAGCGGGTGCTGGACGAACGCGCCTATGACACACAGCTTCGCGGACTCGTCGGGCTGCTGCAGGGCAGCATCGTCCAGATGGCCACCGGTGAGGGCAAGACTCTCGTCGGTGCGCTGGCCGCAGCCGGCTACGCACTGCAGGGGCGACGCGTGCACGTCGTCAGCGTCAACGACTACCTCGCCGTCCGTGACCGCAACTGGATGAAGCCCCTGTTCGACCTCCTCGGGGTGAAGTCAGCCGCGATCTCCGGCGCGCAGGGCGACGACGAACGCCGTGAAGCCTACCGCTCCGAGGTCGTCTACGCCTCGGTCACCGAGGTCGGCTTCGATGTCCTCCGTGACCGGTTCCTCACCGAGGATGCCGATCAGCGGGTACCCGAACGCGATGTCGTCATCGTCGATGAGGCCGACTCCGTGCTCATCGACGAGGCGCGTGTGCCGCTCGTCCTCGCCGGTTCTTCCAGTGTCCAGGACACCGACGCCGCGATCGCAGCGCTCGTGTCCCGGCTCAGCCCTGACACCGACTATGAGGTCAGCGCCGACAGGCACGCCGTCTCACTCACCGACGCCGGAGTCGACCGGGTCGAGGAGGAACTCGACGTCGAACTCTTCGGAGAAGACTCCGAGACGCTCGCCGCCGTCAATCTGGCACTCCACGCCAGAGCGCTGGTCAGACGCGACGTCGACTATCTCGTCGTCGATGGACGGATCAAACTCATCTCCTCGTCCCGAGGTCGCGTCGCCGAACTTCAGCGCTGGCCGGACGGACTCCAAGCCGCGGTCGAAGCCAAGGAGAGCCTCGACGCCACCGACAGCGGTGAGATCCTCGACCAGATGACAGTCGAAGAGCTCATCCACGGATATCAGACCGTCTGCGGAATGACCGGCACCGCCCTGGCCGTCGGGGACGATCTGCGCGAATTCTATGGGCTGGAGATTGTGCCCATCGATACGCACCTGCCCGTGATCCGCGTCGACGAACCCGACCGCCTGTTCACCTATCAGGAGTCGAAGGAACGAGCGATCGTCGAAGAGGTCGCCGACCAGCATGCCCGCAGCCGTCCCGTTCTCATCGGCACCTCCTCGGTGGCCGAGAGCGAGTCGTTGGCCGAACGGCTGACCGAACGCGGAATCGACGTCGCCGTCCTCAACGCCAAGGACGATTCCCGGGAAGCAGAGATCATCGCGAAAGCCGGTGCACCTGGTGCGGTGACGGTGTCGACGCAGATGGCCGGACGCGGGACGGACATCCGACTGGCCGACGACGAGGTCGCTGACGCCGGGGGCCTCCTCGTCATCGGCGCCGGTCGCTACCCGTCATCGCGACTCGATGACCAGCTGCGCGGTCGCGCAGGTCGTCAGGGCGATCCTGGCACGTCCGTGTTCTTCACCAGCCTCGAAGACGAACTGGTCACCAGGGTTCCCGAGATCCAACGCTTCGTCTCCGAAGGTGATGAGACGGGTCTCATCGAATCCAAGCGCGCGCTCGGCCTCGTCGAACACGCTCAGCGCATCGCTGAGGGACAGAACACCGCACTGCATCGTGACACCTGGCGCTTCAATGAGCTCATGGCCAAACAGCGCGAGCTCGTCCTTGAGCGCCGAGCCGAGATACGCAAGGACGACGAGCCCGTCGAGCAGCTGCGCAAGGAGCTCGGCGACCGTGCCGATGAGATCGCGCAGGACCACTCCGCGGAGCTGCTGGACTCGGTGCTGCGAGAGGTCATGCTCTTCCACCTCGACGCGCGTTGGGTTGATCACCTCGCCTTCCTCAACGATCTGCGTGAGGGCATCCACCTGCGCACATTCGCCAGGGAGAAGCCGCACGAGGCGTTCAACACCGAGTCGATTCGGGTCTTCTCATCGTTCTGGTCCGATGTCATCGACGATTCGAAGTCGACGATCGAGGAAGCGACGATCACCGATGAGGGAATCGACCTCGAGTCGCACGGACTCAAACGCCCGTCGTCGACGTGGACCTACCTGACGACGGAGAACGCGTTCGGCTCCGATATCGAGAACATCGTGAAGAAGGTCCGCCGCTGA